One genomic region from Evansella sp. LMS18 encodes:
- the tsaE gene encoding tRNA (adenosine(37)-N6)-threonylcarbamoyltransferase complex ATPase subunit type 1 TsaE: MDSTYEYSSGSPDETQRLAEKLAAELQPGDLITLSGDLGAGKTSFTKGLAKGLGVTANVNSPTFTIIKEYEGRLPFYHMDAYRVEDEGEELGLDEYFEGEGVTVVEWPSMVEEQLPEERLDIEIRHTGDSDRELYFKPSGDRYITICKEILR, translated from the coding sequence ATGGATAGCACGTACGAATATAGTTCCGGTTCTCCTGATGAAACACAGCGGCTCGCGGAGAAGCTCGCAGCTGAGTTGCAGCCTGGTGACCTGATCACTTTATCAGGTGATTTAGGAGCCGGAAAAACAAGTTTTACAAAAGGTCTTGCAAAAGGACTTGGAGTAACGGCAAACGTAAACAGCCCTACATTTACAATAATTAAAGAATACGAAGGAAGGCTTCCCTTTTATCATATGGACGCATACCGTGTGGAAGATGAAGGAGAGGAACTGGGTCTGGATGAATACTTTGAAGGGGAGGGTGTAACCGTTGTGGAATGGCCCTCCATGGTGGAAGAACAGCTGCCGGAAGAGAGGCTCGATATAGAAATCAGGCATACTGGAGATTCAGACAGAGAGCTTTATTTCAAACCTTCCGGAGACAGGTATATAACAATTTGTAAGGAGATCTTAAGATGA
- the tsaD gene encoding tRNA (adenosine(37)-N6)-threonylcarbamoyltransferase complex transferase subunit TsaD, translating to MKDEQDMLILGIETSCDETSAAVVKNGREILSNIVSSQIESHKRFGGVVPEIASRHHVEQITYIFEEALKEAGTELKDIDAIAVTEGPGLVGALLVGVNSAKALAYARDKPLVGVHHIAGHIYANHIVEELTFPLITLIVSGGHTELIYMKDHGSFEVIGETRDDAVGEAYDKVARTLGLPYPGGPHIDRLAHEGEASVKLPRAWLEPDSFDFSFSGLKSSVINTLHNAKQRGEEIPPENIAASFQESVIEVLVGKTMRAVEEKNVDRLLLAGGVAANKGLREALSTACREKGINLTIPPMSLCTDNAAMIAAAGTIFYQQGRRADDRLNGQPGLVLK from the coding sequence ATGAAAGACGAACAGGATATGCTTATATTAGGAATCGAAACGAGCTGTGACGAAACCTCTGCTGCTGTTGTGAAAAACGGCCGGGAAATTCTCAGCAATATCGTTTCTTCACAAATAGAAAGCCATAAACGTTTTGGCGGAGTGGTACCTGAAATTGCTTCCCGCCATCATGTGGAGCAGATAACGTATATTTTTGAAGAAGCTCTGAAAGAAGCGGGCACAGAGTTGAAAGACATCGATGCTATTGCTGTAACAGAAGGGCCAGGGCTGGTGGGCGCCCTTCTCGTCGGTGTCAATTCAGCAAAAGCACTGGCATACGCAAGGGATAAACCTCTCGTTGGGGTTCATCATATAGCGGGTCATATATATGCGAACCATATTGTCGAGGAGCTGACCTTCCCGTTGATTACCCTCATCGTATCTGGGGGCCATACGGAGCTTATTTATATGAAGGACCACGGTTCCTTTGAAGTGATCGGGGAGACAAGGGACGATGCCGTGGGAGAAGCTTACGATAAAGTGGCGAGAACTCTTGGCCTTCCATATCCGGGAGGCCCGCATATCGACAGGCTCGCCCATGAGGGAGAAGCTTCTGTTAAACTCCCAAGGGCCTGGCTTGAGCCTGATTCTTTCGACTTCAGCTTCAGCGGCCTGAAGTCCTCCGTAATTAATACTCTTCATAACGCAAAGCAGCGGGGGGAGGAAATACCTCCTGAAAATATAGCGGCGAGTTTTCAGGAAAGTGTTATCGAGGTTCTGGTCGGCAAAACAATGCGGGCTGTTGAGGAAAAAAATGTGGACAGGCTTCTTCTTGCAGGCGGTGTAGCAGCTAATAAAGGGCTGAGGGAAGCCCTGTCGACAGCATGCAGGGAAAAAGGAATCAACTTAACGATTCCCCCAATGTCCCTTTGCACCGATAATGCGGCGATGATCGCAGCAGCCGGCACAATCTTTTACCAGCAGGGGCGCCGGGCAGATGACCGGCTCAACGGCCAGCCAGGATTGGTGTTGAAATAA
- the rimI gene encoding ribosomal protein S18-alanine N-acetyltransferase gives MGEEVEIRFMDLEDLDQVMEVEHNCFPSPWSRGAFVNELGSNQFAYYLVALSGERIIGYIGVWIIIDEAHITNVAVHSDFRKQGVGEKLLQSSMALAKTLGAKKITLEVRVSNEPAKIMYSKFGFENGGIRKNYYTDNQEDAQIMWVVLE, from the coding sequence ATGGGAGAAGAGGTAGAAATCCGGTTTATGGACCTGGAGGACTTAGACCAGGTGATGGAAGTAGAGCATAATTGTTTTCCATCTCCATGGAGCCGTGGTGCGTTTGTAAATGAACTGGGCTCAAACCAGTTCGCATATTATTTAGTCGCTTTATCAGGTGAAAGGATTATCGGCTATATCGGTGTCTGGATAATCATTGATGAAGCCCATATTACGAATGTAGCTGTACACTCTGATTTCAGGAAGCAGGGCGTTGGGGAAAAACTGCTGCAGTCGTCAATGGCTCTGGCGAAAACGCTTGGAGCAAAAAAGATTACCCTCGAGGTACGGGTTTCCAATGAACCTGCAAAAATAATGTACAGTAAATTTGGATTTGAAAATGGGGGCATCCGGAAGAATTATTATACAGATAATCAGGAAGATGCCCAAATCATGTGGGTGGTGCTTGAATGA
- the tsaB gene encoding tRNA (adenosine(37)-N6)-threonylcarbamoyltransferase complex dimerization subunit type 1 TsaB, which produces MNVLAIDTTTYVLGVGLIKENKLAGEMMTHLKKNHSLRLMPAIRTLMEEAEMKTEELDRIVVAQGPGSYTGVRIGVTTAKTMAWALGIPVTGVSSLELMAQNGRYFNGVVSPFIDARRGQVYTGLYSYEEGQMKQLEKDRIIMHEEWLKKLKDSGENVLFTSPDVEKHKEQITELLGKQAVFAQLTENILRPGELAMLGMEKEGADDVHDFTPNYIRMTEAETNWLAANQGQQTKSKGE; this is translated from the coding sequence ATGAATGTTCTGGCGATAGATACAACCACATACGTCCTCGGTGTAGGATTAATTAAAGAAAATAAGCTTGCTGGAGAGATGATGACCCATCTTAAGAAAAATCATTCCCTGAGACTCATGCCAGCGATCCGTACACTTATGGAAGAAGCGGAAATGAAGACAGAGGAGCTGGACAGAATAGTAGTTGCCCAGGGGCCAGGCTCTTATACCGGAGTACGGATCGGGGTTACCACTGCTAAAACGATGGCCTGGGCACTTGGAATCCCGGTTACCGGAGTATCGAGCCTCGAACTGATGGCCCAGAATGGACGTTATTTTAACGGAGTAGTCTCTCCGTTCATTGATGCCAGAAGAGGCCAGGTATACACAGGGCTGTACAGTTATGAAGAAGGGCAAATGAAGCAGCTGGAAAAAGACAGAATCATCATGCATGAAGAATGGCTGAAAAAACTAAAGGACAGCGGCGAAAACGTGCTTTTTACAAGTCCGGATGTGGAAAAACATAAAGAGCAGATCACGGAACTGTTAGGAAAACAGGCTGTTTTTGCTCAGCTTACAGAAAATATCCTGCGGCCAGGAGAGCTGGCGATGCTTGGAATGGAAAAAGAAGGGGCAGACGATGTTCACGATTTCACGCCAAATTATATAAGAATGACAGAGGCTGAAACTAACTGGCTGGCAGCAAACCAGGGACAACAAACAAAGAGTAAAGGTGAGTAA